From the Candidatus Cloacimonadota bacterium genome, the window AATTGAAGATGTGAAACCAGGAATCGAGTTTCCGCAAAAAGTAATCCAGAAAGCTCTGGATGAACGTAAACCGGGAAAAGGCAAATTCCTTACAACCCGCCAGGAAGCAGATAAAATCGAAATTCTATCTGGAGTATTGAATGGAATAACAACAGGTATGCCAATCTGCCTGGTGGTTTACAACAAAAATGCAAAACCAGAAGATTATGAGCATTTAAAAAATGTTTTTCGCCCCGGTCATGCTGATTATTCACTTTTCCAGAAATTCAAAATTTACGATTATCGAGGTGGTGGAAGAGCTTCCGGCAGAGAAACTATTTCTCGAGTTGCCGCTGCTGGAATGGTTAATGACATTTTAAAGGATATTCAGATAAATATATATCCTGTTCAAATTGGTAAAATTACTGCTTCAAAAATCGGAAAAAATCAAAATGAATTACTTTGGCCAGATTCAGACTCTTTCGAAAAACTTCAATTATATTTAGAAGAAATAAGGAAATCCGGAAATTCTACAGGAGGTATCGTCGAAGTAAAGATTCAGAATTTACCCTCAGGTCTGGGAGATCCGGTTTTTGAAAAGCTGGATGCCAACCTGGCAAAAGCCATTTTATCTATTGGAGGAGTTAAAGGCATCGAATTTGGTGATGGATTTGAACTGGCAAAACTGACTGGAAGTGAAGCAAACGATCAATTGGAGGAAAGCGGATTTCTATCCAATCATTCCGGTGGAATTCTGGGTGGCATCTCTACTGGACAAACCTTGAAACTCCGATTCGTTGTAAAACCGACTTCTTCCATAAATATTGAGCAGAAGACGATTACTCACGATGGCAAAAACACTAAAATCACAGTTGGTGGCAGACACGATGTCTGCATCATTCCTCGCTTAATTCCGGTAGCAAAAGCAATGATTAAACTTGTTTTAGCAGATGCGATCAGTTATCAGAAATTAGTAAAAAATGAAAAACAGGATTTATCGGATTACCGTGAAGCAATCGACAAGATCGATGAAGATATTCTGATCGCTATAAAACGAAGAATGGAGATCAGTAAATTGATCGGAAAATTCAAAAAATATAGTCAATTGAAAATTGAAAATCTTCAGCGTGAAAAAGAGCTACTGAGATCACTACAGGAAAAAGCTGGTAAGTTGGGTATTTCTGAAGATTTGATTGAGTCTATATGGAAAAATATAATTGCAGAAAGCAAAAATATGCAGGATACAATTTACACAGTCAGGAGTGACTGTGATACAAGTAAAAAATGCTGATTCTATCCATTCCTTTTTTTAGCTCAGAATTTGTAACAAAACATTCACAAAACCGTAAATTTCCGTGGAAAGAATATCGCCTTGATTTCAATGAACATTTGAACGATTTCCCACAGGAAATACTCGATGAAACAAGTATCGTTACGATCCGAGATATTTCTGAAGGTGGAAAAAATGATTTTCCTTTAAAAGACAAAGTTGAATTTTACAAAAAAGCAATTCAGCAATCAAACTGCCTGGTAGATTTTGAAGTACAGCAATATGAAAAAAAACTAATCAATCCAGAAAATCTCATTCTTTCCTATCACGATTTTACTAATGATTTCGATTTTGAAAAACTGAAAAAAGTCATTGATAGCATGAA encodes:
- the aroC gene encoding chorismate synthase → MKSNTYDKFLGFTAFGESHSPAIGLVIEDVKPGIEFPQKVIQKALDERKPGKGKFLTTRQEADKIEILSGVLNGITTGMPICLVVYNKNAKPEDYEHLKNVFRPGHADYSLFQKFKIYDYRGGGRASGRETISRVAAAGMVNDILKDIQINIYPVQIGKITASKIGKNQNELLWPDSDSFEKLQLYLEEIRKSGNSTGGIVEVKIQNLPSGLGDPVFEKLDANLAKAILSIGGVKGIEFGDGFELAKLTGSEANDQLEESGFLSNHSGGILGGISTGQTLKLRFVVKPTSSINIEQKTITHDGKNTKITVGGRHDVCIIPRLIPVAKAMIKLVLADAISYQKLVKNEKQDLSDYREAIDKIDEDILIAIKRRMEISKLIGKFKKYSQLKIENLQREKELLRSLQEKAGKLGISEDLIESIWKNIIAESKNMQDTIYTVRSDCDTSKKC